A single Borrelia puertoricensis DNA region contains:
- a CDS encoding ParA family protein yields MDRKKPEIITIASIKGGVGKSVLTIIFSYIMKDMNKKVLLIDLDPQNSLTSYFIRHIKRIKGLNVYYMLKAHNNPNLNKYINEINDSIYIIASHPILYKFEQEDERYKEQLLENCLDKILPINDFDYVIIDTSPGLNFLLYNALNVTEKVIIPVQLERWSVEAFPMLMNTIEEFNMFRKKKIEVSIIESQFVKNRNTFKDIEKLLFKKYGLFIKGKIHSANSIKVLINELNEPNNEEAYYKEAKEVLEKIL; encoded by the coding sequence ATGGATAGAAAAAAACCAGAAATAATCACAATTGCAAGTATTAAGGGTGGTGTTGGAAAAAGTGTGTTGACAATTATTTTTAGTTATATTATGAAAGATATGAATAAAAAAGTATTGCTAATTGATTTAGATCCACAAAATAGTTTAACCAGTTATTTTATAAGGCATATAAAAAGAATTAAAGGTCTTAATGTATATTACATGCTTAAGGCCCATAACAACCCTAATTTGAACAAGTATATTAATGAGATAAATGACAGTATTTATATTATAGCTTCTCATCCAATTTTGTACAAATTTGAACAAGAAGATGAGAGATATAAAGAACAGCTGTTGGAAAACTGCTTGGATAAAATTTTACCTATTAATGATTTTGATTACGTGATAATCGATACATCCCCTGGTTTAAATTTTTTATTATACAATGCCTTAAATGTTACAGAAAAAGTTATAATTCCTGTTCAATTAGAAAGATGGTCTGTTGAAGCGTTTCCTATGTTAATGAATACAATAGAAGAATTTAATATGTTTAGGAAGAAAAAAATTGAGGTTTCTATAATAGAAAGTCAGTTTGTTAAAAATAGAAATACTTTCAAAGACATAGAGAAATTGTTATTCAAAAAGTATGGGTTGTTTATTAAAGGAAAAATTCATAGTGCTAATAGCATTAAAGTTTTGATTAATGAGTTAAATGAACCTAATAATGAGGAGGCATATTATAAAGAAGCTAAAGAAGTTTTAGAGAAGATATTATAA
- a CDS encoding chromosome replication/partitioning protein, giving the protein MSKKNKKEIILNDRSVGLDHFPLNSENAESEYESYKNRLRRITVSEINNKIEIMEILYNIRDKKLYRIDGYKRFVDFLSEFVIARSQAFLYLRLYKRVLIGELDIEEIKQLGFKEAYRKIREIDISKKRSKENLIKPLRFQLKNQSSYDFYKSNAKFTSFLLDELFINRKDFLEELLKQFKK; this is encoded by the coding sequence ATGTCTAAAAAAAACAAAAAAGAAATAATTTTAAATGATCGAAGTGTTGGGCTTGATCATTTTCCATTAAATAGTGAAAATGCTGAATCAGAATATGAAAGTTATAAAAATCGATTAAGAAGAATTACTGTAAGTGAAATAAATAATAAAATTGAGATTATGGAAATTTTGTATAATATAAGAGATAAGAAACTTTATCGAATTGATGGTTACAAAAGATTTGTAGATTTTTTATCAGAATTTGTTATAGCAAGAAGTCAAGCATTTTTATATTTAAGACTTTATAAAAGAGTGTTAATAGGTGAGTTAGACATAGAAGAAATTAAACAACTTGGATTTAAAGAAGCTTATAGAAAGATCAGGGAGATAGATATAAGTAAAAAGCGTTCGAAAGAAAATTTAATAAAGCCACTCAGATTTCAACTTAAGAATCAAAGTAGTTATGATTTTTATAAAAGCAATGCCAAGTTTACGAGTTTTTTATTAGATGAACTTTTTATAAATCGAAAGGATTTTCTTGAAGAGCTTTTAAAGCAATTTAAAAAATGA
- a CDS encoding ERF family protein, whose amino-acid sequence MTKNKVKNTKTKMRRSVKKLGKQKIKVTDIRVNNQALVTDENQARVNFLKSLYSLRMNLSGVAKNLNGYGYKYQNFNEIIREIKNVIKSNNLDIDFLQCPTFKVVGNNTINVITTTFYSPSSGYCESFDTPIYTEEFSSLGAKNQNTLSQLVGSCITYHKRYALVGYLSIESEVDTDASSLLPELENNRERVKAIAKNNDGNTQVNISGNNVEDKNTVHTDQSKSKINVETNKFKYYRNLLIAARNMHKFVLNKPFNSLEEINSYLKSIQVGDDSSILEYFNKNKTLKSIQYWCNLIKEYFSKSSRDPEKIEKFDVFLAFDLDKLGNSPLKLFGHLSTDKEFDCLFRSA is encoded by the coding sequence ATGACAAAAAATAAAGTTAAAAATACAAAAACCAAAATGCGCAGATCAGTTAAGAAACTGGGTAAACAAAAGATAAAAGTAACAGATATAAGAGTAAATAATCAAGCTTTAGTAACTGATGAGAATCAAGCAAGGGTAAACTTTCTAAAATCTCTATACAGTCTACGTATGAATTTAAGTGGTGTTGCTAAGAATCTTAATGGATATGGGTATAAATATCAAAATTTCAATGAGATAATCAGAGAGATAAAGAATGTTATAAAGAGTAACAATTTAGATATTGATTTCCTGCAATGTCCAACATTTAAAGTTGTGGGAAATAATACAATTAATGTTATTACAACAACATTTTACAGTCCAAGTAGTGGCTACTGTGAGTCATTTGATACTCCAATTTACACAGAAGAATTTTCTTCTCTAGGGGCAAAGAATCAAAATACTTTATCGCAACTTGTAGGTTCATGCATAACATATCATAAAAGATATGCTCTTGTAGGATACCTATCAATAGAGAGTGAAGTTGACACTGATGCTAGTTCATTATTACCCGAGCTAGAAAATAATAGAGAGAGAGTTAAAGCTATTGCCAAAAACAATGATGGGAATACACAAGTAAATATATCAGGAAATAATGTAGAGGATAAAAACACTGTTCATACTGACCAATCTAAATCTAAGATCAATGTAGAGACAAATAAATTTAAGTATTATAGAAATCTACTCATAGCAGCACGTAATATGCATAAATTTGTTCTTAATAAACCATTTAACAGTTTAGAAGAGATAAATTCATATCTTAAATCTATTCAGGTTGGAGATGATTCAAGTATACTTGAATACTTTAATAAAAATAAAACATTAAAGAGTATACAGTATTGGTGTAATTTGATAAAAGAGTATTTTAGTAAGAGTAGTAGAGACCCAGAAAAGATAGAAAAGTTTGATGTATTTTTAGCTTTTGATTTAGATAAGCTTGGAAATAGTCCACTAAAATTATTTGGGCATTTATCTACTGATAAGGAATTTGATTGTTTGTTTAGATCTGCATAA
- a CDS encoding BBA14 family lipoprotein, translating to MNCTTIASLTKEPTMPDDSNLESISKYESELSKYVLYLQGFLVDAKKKVKNEDFPKFTFFDASKLKSEHTIKALNFNISLLQEYISQTKHIAEDVYKRYTKLK from the coding sequence ATGAATTGCACAACCATTGCTTCCTTAACTAAAGAACCAACTATGCCAGATGATTCTAATTTAGAATCAATAAGTAAATACGAATCTGAACTCTCAAAATACGTACTTTATTTACAAGGATTTTTAGTTGATGCTAAGAAAAAGGTAAAGAATGAAGATTTTCCCAAATTTACTTTTTTTGATGCAAGCAAATTAAAATCAGAACATACAATCAAAGCATTAAACTTTAATATCTCTCTACTGCAAGAATATATATCTCAAACAAAACATATTGCTGAAGATGTATATAAAAGATATACAAAATTAAAGTAA
- a CDS encoding BlyB family putative holin accessory protein — MNLTTAKLSIDILNKFTELLKQDSNTNTQKYINIFSRVVNYFYSMYRDNLIKREQAESTKILSQFDDILRINLEIIDSSNEHLSKENTKRIASLRLKRNKLMHAYINKLKEEDRNNE; from the coding sequence TTGAATTTAACTACTGCAAAATTAAGTATAGATATACTAAACAAATTTACAGAACTGCTAAAGCAAGACTCAAATACCAACACACAAAAATACATTAATATCTTTAGCAGAGTAGTAAATTACTTTTATTCTATGTACAGGGATAATTTAATTAAAAGGGAACAAGCTGAAAGCACGAAAATACTATCACAATTTGATGACATCTTAAGAATTAATTTAGAGATAATAGATAGTTCTAATGAACATTTAAGTAAAGAGAATACAAAACGCATTGCTTCACTACGTTTAAAGAGAAATAAGCTTATGCATGCTTATATTAATAAGCTTAAAGAAGAGGACAGAAATAATGAATAG
- a CDS encoding BlyB family putative holin accessory protein, translated as MTLDISSLNTALNAIETLFSTLSNFEDGSFNVNAHKIFMLLNEVYTEYRIIFTKNMERLENALTPQIQEALTPINNKIQEFIEKVNNNPENMRLPKWEGIKESYSKEL; from the coding sequence ATGACTCTTGACATTAGTTCATTAAATACTGCTTTAAATGCAATAGAAACATTATTTAGTACACTGTCTAATTTTGAAGATGGCTCTTTTAACGTGAATGCTCATAAAATATTTATGCTACTTAATGAAGTTTACACAGAATACAGAATTATTTTCACTAAAAACATGGAAAGATTAGAGAATGCATTAACGCCCCAAATCCAAGAAGCATTAACTCCTATTAATAACAAAATACAAGAATTTATAGAAAAGGTTAATAATAATCCTGAAAACATGAGATTGCCAAAATGGGAAGGAATAAAAGAATCATATTCAAAGGAGTTATAA
- a CDS encoding BlyA family holin, whose protein sequence is MDHFTLTKLSEISELLININEIKLIVIATFILGIGLIFKPVIKDIISLLATKFKRKHKGKD, encoded by the coding sequence ATGGATCATTTCACTTTAACTAAATTGTCTGAAATATCAGAACTTTTAATTAATATCAATGAAATTAAATTAATTGTCATTGCCACTTTTATTTTAGGTATAGGACTTATCTTTAAACCGGTAATTAAAGATATCATAAGTTTATTAGCAACTAAATTTAAAAGAAAACATAAAGGAAAGGATTAA
- a CDS encoding DUF685 domain-containing protein, which translates to MSTDERLLMDENEFIQIKDLNRVNDIKNSDLLLLDDGVASCNAITYENFLQKTKDKTFKGEGLSYFKEVIKDTIATELAENSEFTDKLYSKLLSKLMNNDSSYKSNLSSYIRSELTSNMSSYSHFSSSDKFVTISTYNSLQKTTIPEYLCGIPSSFSSSRTSTTSTRIYESSLRDRAYKLNMTQNTSSQDVTLVFYKFEDGKPIYLDVYVDIEINSYHDVTKRVYLQYTDESSRSIVYERIGKNLRLNDYSPLFRGWYMQKRSYTGGTVPSLVKL; encoded by the coding sequence TTGTCAACAGATGAGAGACTTTTAATGGACGAGAATGAATTTATACAAATTAAAGATTTAAATAGGGTAAATGATATAAAAAATAGTGATTTACTTTTATTAGATGATGGTGTTGCAAGTTGTAATGCAATTACTTATGAAAACTTCCTTCAAAAGACTAAAGATAAAACGTTTAAAGGAGAAGGATTATCTTACTTTAAGGAAGTAATTAAAGACACTATTGCAACAGAACTTGCTGAGAATAGTGAATTTACAGATAAACTTTACTCTAAACTACTAAGCAAACTTATGAATAATGACTCAAGTTATAAGAGTAATTTATCTAGCTATATCAGAAGTGAGCTTACAAGTAATATGAGTTCTTATTCGCATTTCTCTAGTTCAGACAAATTTGTTACTATATCAACTTATAATTCATTACAAAAAACTACAATACCTGAATATTTATGTGGCATTCCTTCAAGTTTTAGCTCATCAAGAACATCAACTACAAGTACGCGCATTTATGAATCTTCTCTTAGAGATAGGGCTTATAAACTTAATATGACACAAAACACATCAAGTCAAGATGTTACACTTGTTTTTTATAAATTTGAAGATGGTAAACCCATTTATCTAGATGTTTATGTTGATATTGAAATCAATAGTTATCATGATGTTACAAAAAGAGTATATCTTCAATACACTGATGAATCAAGTAGATCAATTGTATATGAGAGAATAGGAAAAAATCTAAGATTAAATGATTATTCTCCTCTATTTAGAGGGTGGTATATGCAAAAACGTTCATATACAGGTGGTACAGTCCCCTCTTTAGTAAAACTGTAA
- a CDS encoding DUF735 family protein, whose translation MSIPGFLHKTQIEKFIRSELDYANKILEEIKTLNSNFSGIIASNYLSSHFIAVWLSNVFKTFHYKSRPLKELASNIDSVIFALRHIGTDESFIRLFKAFLNVDIEITTPEAGVISIKLLGSIKTNFISYITPSTAVGVKPKRIRLRQSKQGYEDKYKILAFNFIPKGYSHSIYAFIKGMIPIGRKLKIIDNQNIEVVSFN comes from the coding sequence TTGAGCATACCAGGTTTTCTTCATAAAACACAAATAGAAAAATTTATACGTTCAGAATTAGATTATGCAAATAAAATACTTGAAGAGATAAAAACTCTAAATTCTAATTTCTCTGGTATTATTGCTAGTAACTATCTATCTTCTCATTTTATTGCTGTCTGGTTATCAAACGTATTTAAAACTTTTCACTATAAAAGTCGCCCATTAAAAGAGCTTGCAAGCAATATTGACAGCGTCATTTTTGCCTTAAGACATATTGGTACTGATGAGTCATTTATTAGATTATTTAAAGCTTTTCTTAATGTTGATATTGAAATTACAACACCAGAAGCTGGAGTTATTAGTATTAAATTACTTGGAAGTATAAAAACTAATTTCATATCATATATTACTCCTAGTACTGCTGTTGGAGTAAAACCCAAACGTATACGCTTACGTCAATCAAAACAAGGATATGAAGATAAATATAAAATACTAGCATTCAATTTCATTCCTAAAGGATATTCACATTCAATTTATGCTTTTATTAAAGGCATGATTCCTATAGGAAGAAAACTTAAAATTATTGACAATCAAAATATAGAAGTTGTTTCTTTTAACTAA
- a CDS encoding DUF276 domain-containing protein (DUF276 is restricted to Borreliella and related spirochetes.) translates to MSIAFDNNFGILKQNISQIINTKREYLKQTHGIVIKDDPSSIYNIIAASLATVEEQIINELNLFMDKLKPQGEYWKAIESHISVKSTTHEALRNAILNLPDVKYVNIVSTAGKANIYLIVNDTILNDSKNTIKDSTFKANLWEVLYSTIPSGTILEGDIDIDGINSHNQTKSYKVSLGKTKYIYLKVKYKLDLKNHIYLNIDMQIREIYRRIINNNYSDMGISFEYQDFTAPVNEIKGIQGLKINACIKDNPETSISNISTSDFKENQDIEISPSEILNFSLTDRLLIDIQT, encoded by the coding sequence ATGAGTATTGCTTTTGATAATAATTTCGGCATTCTAAAACAAAATATCTCACAAATAATTAACACAAAGAGAGAATATTTAAAACAGACACACGGTATTGTGATAAAAGATGACCCATCATCCATTTACAACATAATAGCTGCTTCTCTTGCTACAGTAGAGGAACAAATAATTAATGAACTTAACCTTTTTATGGATAAACTTAAACCACAAGGTGAGTATTGGAAGGCTATAGAGTCTCATATAAGTGTTAAAAGCACCACTCATGAAGCATTAAGAAATGCTATACTGAACTTACCAGATGTAAAATACGTTAACATTGTAAGCACAGCAGGCAAAGCTAATATTTATCTTATTGTTAATGATACCATCTTAAACGACTCTAAGAACACAATTAAAGATTCTACATTCAAAGCAAACCTTTGGGAAGTACTTTATAGCACTATTCCTAGTGGTACTATCTTAGAAGGTGATATTGATATTGATGGAATAAATAGCCACAACCAAACCAAATCTTATAAAGTTTCTCTAGGAAAGACTAAATATATCTATCTTAAAGTAAAATACAAACTGGACCTTAAAAATCACATTTATCTCAATATCGACATGCAAATAAGAGAAATATACAGGAGAATTATCAATAATAATTACTCTGACATGGGAATTAGTTTTGAATATCAAGATTTTACTGCTCCGGTTAATGAGATAAAAGGCATTCAAGGACTTAAAATTAATGCCTGCATTAAAGACAATCCTGAGACAAGTATAAGTAACATTAGCACAAGTGATTTTAAAGAGAATCAAGATATTGAAATCAGTCCATCAGAAATACTTAACTTCAGTCTCACTGATAGATTACTTATTGATATTCAAACTTAA
- a CDS encoding DUF777 family protein has product MNFNYEIYRMNQSMSGSALTQEESKEWIANNICISKIGIIKSFNSDTQEGIVDIEEYKGLEIHTRNISNINLSLHKDDRVVLLQSSINLFNTDDNIYFDKHHFYILSAIDPKHLKIYAKHKLDIRNEITSLKDILEAIVNAINNLRIIGNSSIDYSSLSYYTSKINSKINNLFN; this is encoded by the coding sequence ATGAACTTTAATTATGAAATTTATAGAATGAATCAGAGCATGTCTGGTTCTGCTTTAACTCAAGAAGAGAGCAAAGAATGGATAGCTAACAATATATGCATATCAAAAATAGGAATTATAAAATCATTTAACAGCGATACTCAAGAAGGTATTGTAGACATTGAAGAATATAAAGGACTTGAGATTCACACTCGTAATATATCAAATATCAATCTAAGTCTTCACAAAGATGACAGAGTAGTACTTCTTCAATCAAGTATTAATCTATTTAATACAGATGACAATATATATTTTGATAAGCATCATTTTTATATATTAAGTGCAATTGACCCTAAGCATCTTAAAATATATGCTAAACATAAGTTGGATATACGTAATGAGATAACTAGTCTTAAAGACATCTTAGAGGCAATAGTAAATGCTATTAATAACTTAAGAATTATAGGAAATTCAAGCATTGATTACTCTTCTCTCTCTTACTATACATCAAAAATAAATAGCAAAATTAATAATTTATTTAATTAG
- a CDS encoding DUF693 family protein, with amino-acid sequence MILLKYDFKIEFYSTISSNKNITGDATPEHSPKIIINTQHGIYVDISISNVYSSYNFVRAKQAKLVLWNLHLDFNNHIHEGDIVKIYYKKFAHEDSFTFIMAGYLGVPMSSDYPSGDFSIELELHLASKSNFFNRELETKQFKGMTVQDAINFAFPGRNIINMSTNDRLKIIEEHIYARTPKEFIEKLSKKYIQNVIADVGNGVDLVECNFIFTNHQLTGPDAHYESLEDYGLEFIPKQEITIGTTLNIRLIYWRAKLTYTHKLKVGDRVSFRDSLGNIIKSTICETNASLSNSGECSLNLKLYDDINHLKMK; translated from the coding sequence GTGATATTACTTAAATATGATTTTAAGATTGAATTTTACTCTACTATTAGCTCAAATAAAAATATTACTGGTGATGCAACACCAGAACACTCTCCTAAAATCATTATCAACACACAACATGGTATTTATGTTGATATCTCAATATCTAATGTCTATTCAAGTTACAATTTTGTAAGGGCAAAACAAGCCAAACTTGTTCTTTGGAATTTACACCTCGATTTCAACAATCACATACATGAAGGAGATATTGTAAAGATATACTATAAAAAATTTGCTCATGAAGACTCATTTACATTTATTATGGCAGGTTATCTGGGAGTCCCAATGAGCAGTGACTATCCTAGTGGTGATTTTAGCATAGAGCTTGAACTTCATTTAGCATCAAAGAGTAATTTCTTTAACCGAGAACTTGAAACAAAACAATTTAAAGGAATGACGGTCCAGGACGCTATAAACTTTGCCTTTCCGGGTAGAAATATAATCAATATGAGCACTAATGACAGACTTAAAATCATAGAAGAGCATATTTATGCTAGAACTCCAAAAGAATTTATAGAAAAATTATCTAAAAAATATATACAAAATGTTATTGCTGATGTTGGTAATGGAGTTGATTTGGTTGAATGTAATTTCATATTCACAAATCATCAATTAACCGGTCCTGATGCTCATTATGAGTCACTTGAAGATTATGGTCTTGAATTTATCCCAAAGCAAGAAATTACTATAGGCACTACTCTTAATATAAGACTTATATATTGGAGAGCAAAGCTTACTTATACTCATAAATTAAAAGTTGGTGACAGAGTATCATTTAGAGATTCTTTGGGGAATATAATAAAGAGCACGATTTGTGAAACTAATGCTTCTCTAAGCAATTCTGGTGAATGTTCACTTAACTTAAAGCTTTATGATGACATTAATCATCTAAAAATGAAATAA
- a CDS encoding DUF792 family protein, protein MQPMEIFQIIKDTVTQIFALFSTDNFIVLFPRPDLKGLGYLPQLFFIKPKFELITRTYNTTCSKRPVINYYLRKAEYVSYNPVLTGEVIALNGGVLTSLYKNMLAPLKLTPFGNSLLEFDSNLVKEQLAGRLQAQVPFTAYSPTFGIKELVVITSLTFKDVPFIDEVELNLNMEVIKTFHLDKYKG, encoded by the coding sequence ATGCAACCTATGGAAATATTTCAAATTATTAAAGATACTGTAACACAAATATTTGCTTTATTTAGCACAGATAATTTTATTGTTCTCTTCCCAAGACCTGATCTTAAGGGACTTGGGTATTTGCCCCAATTATTCTTTATTAAACCTAAATTTGAACTTATAACTCGTACTTATAACACCACATGTTCCAAACGTCCTGTAATTAATTATTACTTAAGGAAAGCTGAATATGTAAGTTATAACCCTGTACTTACAGGAGAAGTTATTGCTTTAAATGGTGGTGTACTTACAAGTCTTTATAAGAATATGTTAGCTCCACTGAAATTAACTCCTTTTGGTAACTCACTACTTGAATTTGATAGTAATTTAGTTAAAGAACAACTGGCTGGTAGACTTCAAGCACAAGTTCCCTTTACTGCTTATAGTCCAACTTTTGGCATTAAAGAATTAGTTGTAATTACTTCCTTAACATTTAAAGATGTGCCTTTCATAGATGAAGTTGAGCTTAATCTTAACATGGAAGTTATTAAAACCTTTCATTTGGATAAATACAAAGGATAA
- a CDS encoding DUF759 family protein: protein MDNKFTIKFKGILDHASTKKTLERDISKLEENLKPKLSSLKSTKDIIKANLKDKNAELAKQNKYERLRERVEKFRLSETKKLMKQGHSFEKARREAFRRSTMSTKDLRNLEFKSLKENSKIKQNLIKKNNLTSKIAIGSAIGNIIASSIKGASSNMFAFAKSSVKDASERKRIGTLNSRIFNTTEKGKLLNTISRIKTFERGTTQEEFLNKAAVIKSTLKNAGLENETNLLKAVELAAKLKASGLSSSDDAISSVVDLLRGEGGSIFNLMSQFDKFGNKYLEHAERKWQQDTFHDMGSRITKLDDVLSDFNELNLTNTTSSYDSATSSMDKIDEELKKLTASTLTPLMDFSAKALKKINEFNFHKDIVDPIINGIKSIFSLDRLIARLKSILPLWMGGDSGESLSKITHEDKSITTPPSGT from the coding sequence ATGGATAATAAATTTACCATTAAATTTAAAGGTATACTCGATCATGCATCAACGAAAAAAACATTAGAGAGAGACATATCAAAATTAGAAGAGAACTTAAAACCCAAACTTTCTTCTCTCAAAAGTACGAAAGATATAATTAAAGCTAATTTAAAAGATAAAAATGCAGAACTTGCAAAACAAAATAAATATGAACGTTTAAGAGAGCGAGTAGAGAAATTTAGACTCTCTGAAACTAAAAAACTAATGAAGCAAGGACACAGCTTTGAAAAAGCTAGACGTGAAGCTTTTAGACGTTCTACCATGTCTACTAAAGACTTACGTAATTTAGAATTTAAGTCACTTAAAGAAAACTCTAAAATAAAACAAAATTTAATAAAAAAAAACAATTTGACTTCTAAAATCGCTATAGGAAGTGCAATTGGTAATATAATAGCTAGTTCCATTAAAGGTGCTTCCTCTAATATGTTTGCATTTGCAAAATCATCAGTAAAAGATGCTTCAGAAAGAAAACGAATAGGTACCCTAAACTCTAGAATTTTCAACACAACTGAAAAAGGCAAGCTATTAAATACTATATCGAGAATTAAAACATTTGAAAGGGGAACAACCCAAGAAGAATTCTTAAATAAAGCTGCTGTTATTAAAAGCACTCTTAAGAATGCTGGACTAGAGAATGAAACTAATTTACTTAAAGCAGTAGAACTAGCAGCTAAACTTAAGGCTAGTGGACTCTCATCAAGTGATGATGCTATCTCTTCCGTGGTTGACTTATTACGCGGCGAAGGTGGTTCAATCTTTAATTTAATGAGTCAATTTGATAAATTTGGTAACAAGTATCTTGAACATGCTGAGCGTAAATGGCAACAGGATACTTTTCACGATATGGGTTCAAGAATAACAAAACTTGATGACGTGCTAAGTGATTTTAACGAATTAAATCTCACAAATACTACAAGCTCTTATGACTCTGCAACAAGTAGTATGGATAAGATAGATGAAGAATTAAAAAAATTAACTGCGTCCACATTAACACCTTTAATGGATTTTTCTGCTAAAGCACTTAAAAAGATAAATGAATTTAACTTTCATAAAGATATCGTTGATCCTATAATAAACGGAATTAAAAGCATTTTTAGTTTAGATAGACTTATTGCAAGACTTAAATCAATATTGCCCTTATGGATGGGAGGAGATAGTGGTGAGAGCTTATCAAAAATTACTCATGAAGATAAATCTATTACTACTCCTCCCAGTGGTACTTAA
- a CDS encoding DUF1322 family protein: MKHIDKFVESINATRTRYFALIDDIKRHKYWLPIITNICSYKEIKCMTYDEFIEVSKIAEAKIEKEILELILSK; this comes from the coding sequence ATGAAACATATAGATAAATTTGTTGAGAGTATTAATGCTACTCGTACTCGTTACTTTGCTTTAATTGACGATATAAAAAGACATAAATATTGGCTACCAATAATAACAAATATCTGTTCATACAAAGAAATTAAATGTATGACATACGATGAATTTATAGAAGTAAGCAAAATTGCTGAAGCTAAGATAGAGAAGGAAATACTTGAACTGATTTTATCTAAATAA
- a CDS encoding DUF1473 family protein, with protein sequence MITRYKMNILSKDKTYEYQIKVLPVYTWDSILGFNQEEAINKLNDVKYLKEITNLMIKPGFLDEFYVILDYNREFISYYKDYLIAILYSIEFNTFHLDSEFKKPALLFLKEYENNVGDFVTFDYITDEFNYECVISKLKSKANNETYR encoded by the coding sequence ATGATTACAAGATATAAAATGAACATATTAAGCAAAGATAAAACTTATGAATACCAAATAAAAGTATTACCTGTTTATACGTGGGACTCTATACTTGGATTTAATCAAGAAGAAGCCATAAATAAACTTAATGATGTTAAGTATTTGAAAGAAATAACTAATTTAATGATCAAACCCGGGTTTTTAGATGAGTTTTACGTAATACTGGATTACAATAGAGAATTCATAAGTTATTATAAAGATTATCTTATTGCTATTCTTTATTCTATAGAGTTTAATACATTTCATTTAGACTCAGAATTTAAAAAACCAGCCCTCCTTTTTCTTAAAGAATATGAGAATAATGTTGGTGATTTTGTTACTTTTGATTACATTACCGATGAATTTAATTATGAATGTGTAATTTCAAAACTTAAATCAAAGGCTAATAATGAAACATATAGATAA
- a CDS encoding DUF1463 family protein: MGLYDLKEVYLSIAGKQINSGKLELTSEPTTRAVISNEDRGMPVISLRDPKTITYIFSIEVTLGSHDYILLTQLSDDQFYNMNVSKEDKMMDLVFNDRITTKIISNCAVFTEEPSRSYSAEAEKVTFEIRAINCQKITPKN; this comes from the coding sequence ATGGGATTATATGATTTAAAGGAAGTTTATCTCTCTATTGCAGGAAAGCAAATTAATAGTGGAAAATTAGAACTTACAAGTGAACCTACAACTAGAGCAGTAATTAGTAATGAAGACAGAGGAATGCCTGTTATCAGTCTTCGAGATCCAAAAACCATTACTTATATATTTAGTATTGAAGTAACACTTGGTAGTCATGATTACATATTACTAACTCAACTCTCTGATGACCAATTTTACAACATGAATGTAAGTAAAGAAGATAAAATGATGGATTTGGTATTTAATGATAGAATAACAACAAAAATAATCAGTAACTGTGCTGTATTTACTGAAGAACCATCAAGAAGTTACTCAGCAGAAGCTGAAAAAGTTACTTTTGAAATTAGAGCTATCAATTGCCAAAAAATAACACCTAAAAATTAA